One part of the Arthrobacter sp. EM1 genome encodes these proteins:
- the trxA gene encoding thioredoxin → MGSSLIPCPHCGKTNRIPASAAGHPRCGNCRKDLPWIVAAGDADFALIAEQSSTPALIDFWAAWCGPCRMVSPVLDKLAQERAGGVKLVKVDVDSAPALSRRFEIQSIPTMLLIRDGKVVARQTGAPPAAALRQWLDNAMAAGHP, encoded by the coding sequence GTGGGTTCCAGCCTGATCCCGTGTCCCCACTGCGGGAAGACCAACAGGATTCCGGCATCGGCCGCCGGGCACCCGCGCTGCGGAAATTGCCGCAAGGACCTGCCCTGGATTGTCGCCGCAGGGGACGCGGACTTCGCGCTCATCGCCGAGCAGTCCTCGACGCCGGCCCTCATCGACTTCTGGGCAGCATGGTGCGGACCGTGCCGTATGGTCAGCCCCGTGCTGGACAAGCTGGCCCAGGAACGGGCCGGCGGGGTCAAACTCGTTAAGGTTGACGTCGACTCGGCGCCGGCACTCTCGCGGCGCTTCGAGATCCAGTCGATCCCCACCATGCTGCTGATCAGGGACGGGAAAGTAGTGGCCCGCCAGACCGGGGCGCCGCCCGCAGCAGCCCTGCGCCAATGGCTCGACAACGCGATGGCGGCGGGTCACCCCTAG
- the nusA gene encoding transcription termination factor NusA, which yields MDIDMSALRLLEREREIPLDLLIPTIEQALLVAYHKTAGAFETARAELDRKSGHVTIWATEIDDDGAPIGEFEDTPAGFGRIAASTARQIILQRLRDAEDDNVLGQFKGREGELVAGTIQQGNNPHMIQVNLGTVEALLPPPEQVPGEKYTHGNRLRAFVIDVHRGTKGPSITLSRSHPGLVRKLFEMEVPEIADHSVEIVALAREAGHRTKMAVKANMPGINAKGACIGEMGSRVRAVMNELNDEKIDIVDYSDDPATFIASALSPSRVNSVTITDEATRSARVVVPDYQLSLAIGKEGQNARLAAKLTGWRIDIVSDAAVNRDK from the coding sequence ATGGATATTGACATGAGCGCACTGAGACTCCTGGAGCGTGAGCGTGAAATCCCGCTGGATCTCCTGATTCCGACAATCGAGCAGGCCCTGCTGGTGGCATACCACAAAACAGCGGGTGCCTTTGAGACGGCGCGCGCCGAGCTGGACCGCAAAAGCGGACACGTGACCATCTGGGCCACCGAGATTGACGACGACGGCGCGCCGATCGGTGAATTCGAGGACACCCCGGCGGGCTTTGGCCGCATTGCCGCCAGTACCGCACGGCAAATCATCCTGCAGCGCCTGCGCGACGCCGAAGACGACAACGTGCTGGGCCAGTTCAAGGGCCGCGAGGGCGAGCTGGTTGCCGGCACCATCCAGCAGGGCAACAACCCGCACATGATCCAGGTCAACCTGGGCACTGTGGAGGCACTCCTGCCGCCGCCGGAGCAGGTGCCGGGGGAGAAATACACCCACGGCAACCGGCTCCGCGCGTTCGTGATCGACGTGCACCGCGGTACCAAGGGCCCGTCGATCACGCTGTCCCGCTCGCACCCGGGCCTCGTTCGGAAGCTCTTCGAAATGGAAGTTCCGGAAATCGCGGACCACTCGGTGGAAATCGTCGCCTTGGCCCGCGAAGCCGGGCACCGGACCAAAATGGCCGTCAAAGCCAACATGCCCGGGATCAATGCCAAGGGTGCCTGCATCGGTGAAATGGGTTCGCGCGTTCGTGCGGTCATGAACGAACTCAACGACGAAAAGATCGACATTGTTGACTACAGTGACGACCCGGCCACGTTCATTGCCAGCGCACTGTCCCCGTCCCGGGTGAATTCCGTCACGATCACTGACGAGGCAACCCGCTCGGCGCGCGTAGTGGTGCCGGACTACCAGCTCTCCCTCGCCATCGGCAAGGAGGGCCAGAATGCCCGCCTCGCCGCCAAGCTCACCGGCTGGCGGATCGACATCGTCTCCGATGCTGCGGTCAACCGCGACAAATAG
- the rbfA gene encoding 30S ribosome-binding factor RbfA, giving the protein MADPARAAKLAQRIKVVVAEALGRRVKDPRLEGVTVTDARVTNDLQHATIYYTVFGDELVQAEAAKGLEKAKGVLRQEVGRNVTVRLTPTLEFVADQIPVNASNLEELLRAAKKRDAEVAALAASAKHAGDADPYKSDTPQDIELDEDDFDEEELDLIAEGDVDEDSGK; this is encoded by the coding sequence ATGGCTGATCCCGCACGGGCTGCCAAGTTGGCGCAGCGGATTAAGGTTGTTGTTGCCGAGGCACTGGGCCGGAGGGTGAAGGATCCCAGGCTGGAAGGCGTCACTGTCACCGATGCGCGGGTGACCAACGATCTTCAGCATGCAACGATCTACTACACCGTATTCGGCGACGAGCTGGTCCAGGCCGAGGCTGCCAAGGGCCTTGAGAAGGCCAAGGGCGTGCTGCGGCAGGAAGTCGGCCGGAACGTCACTGTCCGGTTGACCCCGACGCTCGAATTCGTGGCGGACCAGATTCCGGTCAATGCTTCCAACCTGGAGGAACTGCTGCGGGCGGCAAAAAAGCGTGATGCCGAGGTGGCGGCTCTCGCCGCCAGCGCGAAGCACGCCGGCGACGCCGACCCGTACAAGAGTGATACTCCGCAGGATATCGAGCTCGACGAGGACGACTTCGACGAAGAGGAACTTGACCTCATCGCCGAAGGCGACGTCGACGAGGACAGCGGTAAGTAG
- the infB gene encoding translation initiation factor IF-2 — MAKVRVHELAKELGITSKDAVTKLQELGEFVRSASSTIEAPVVRKLRNAFPDAASAAKSEAPASTPKAPASPAATVPAPAPGPAAPKAADTTKTEAPAPAAAAPAPSAPQAAPAAAPAAPAAQAPSAPAAPSTGAKPGARPAPKAETPAAPARQGGSAPRPGGPRPGNNPFATSQGMPRGRGGDNERPSRPGNNPFAPSQGMPRPGGNRTEGERPGGPRPAAGAGGPRPGAPRTGGAPGARPGAPRPAGAAGAGRPGGAGGNRPTPGMMPNRTERPAPAGAGRPGGGARGPGRPGGAPGTGAPGAGGGAPAGGGFGKGGRGRGGTQGAFGKGGAGRGKQRKSKRAKRQELEQMSAPSLGGVSVPRGDGNTVVRLRRGSSITDFADKIEANPAALVTVLFHLGEMATATQSLDEETFALLGEELGYKLQVVSPEDEERDLLSGFDIDFDAELEAEGDEELEARPPVVTVMGHVDHGKTRLLDAIRKSDVMAGEHGGITQHIGAYQVTHEHEGTDRKITFIDTPGHEAFTAMRARGAKVTDIAILVVAADDGVMPQTVEALNHAQAANVPIVVAVNKIDKEGANPEKVRGQLTEYGLVPEEYGGDTMFVEVSARQNLNIDELLEAVLLTADAALDMRANPNKDARGIAIEANLDKGRGAVATVLVQSGTLHIGDTIVAGTAHGRVRAMFDDDGSALTEAGPSRPVQVLGLSNVPRAGDTFFVTADERTARQIAEKREAADRNAALAKRRKRISLEDFDQAVADGKIDTLNLILKGDVSGAVEALEDALLKIDVGEGVQLRVIHRGVGAITQNDVNLATVDSAVIIGFNVKPAERVAELADREGVDMRFYSVIYAAIDDIEAALKGMLKPEYEEVQLGTAEVREVFRSSKFGNIAGSIVRSGVIRRNAKARVTRDGKIIGNNLAVETLKRFKDDATEVRTDFECGIGLGSFNDITEGDIIETFEMREKPRV, encoded by the coding sequence GTGGCCAAGGTCCGCGTACATGAGCTTGCTAAAGAGCTCGGTATTACTTCCAAAGATGCAGTAACCAAACTGCAGGAACTGGGCGAATTCGTTCGCTCGGCCTCTTCCACCATTGAGGCCCCCGTTGTGAGGAAACTCCGCAACGCGTTCCCCGACGCAGCATCGGCAGCCAAGTCCGAAGCACCCGCGTCCACACCCAAGGCGCCCGCCAGCCCCGCCGCAACCGTTCCGGCGCCTGCGCCGGGCCCGGCTGCCCCGAAGGCTGCGGACACCACAAAGACTGAAGCTCCGGCTCCGGCCGCAGCTGCTCCGGCACCCAGTGCCCCCCAGGCGGCTCCGGCCGCTGCACCGGCGGCACCGGCTGCTCAGGCTCCGAGTGCGCCGGCTGCGCCCAGCACGGGCGCCAAGCCCGGCGCGCGTCCGGCACCCAAGGCTGAAACCCCGGCTGCTCCGGCACGCCAGGGCGGCTCGGCACCTCGCCCGGGCGGCCCCCGTCCCGGCAACAACCCCTTTGCTACCTCCCAGGGCATGCCCCGGGGCCGCGGCGGAGACAACGAACGTCCCTCGCGTCCGGGTAACAACCCATTCGCTCCTTCCCAGGGCATGCCGCGTCCGGGCGGGAACCGCACCGAGGGCGAGCGCCCCGGCGGCCCCCGTCCCGCAGCAGGCGCTGGTGGTCCCCGTCCGGGTGCTCCCCGCACCGGCGGCGCCCCGGGTGCACGCCCGGGCGCTCCTCGTCCGGCCGGCGCAGCAGGCGCCGGACGTCCGGGCGGGGCCGGCGGAAACCGACCCACTCCGGGCATGATGCCTAACCGCACCGAACGTCCCGCACCCGCTGGCGCAGGACGTCCTGGCGGCGGAGCCCGCGGCCCGGGCCGTCCGGGCGGGGCTCCCGGCACCGGTGCTCCCGGTGCCGGTGGCGGCGCTCCGGCCGGCGGTGGCTTCGGCAAGGGTGGCCGCGGTCGCGGCGGTACGCAGGGTGCTTTCGGTAAGGGCGGTGCAGGCCGTGGCAAGCAGCGCAAGTCGAAGCGTGCCAAGCGCCAGGAACTCGAGCAGATGAGTGCTCCGTCGCTGGGTGGCGTTAGTGTGCCCCGCGGCGACGGCAACACGGTAGTCCGGCTTCGCCGTGGCTCGTCCATCACGGACTTCGCCGACAAGATCGAGGCGAACCCCGCAGCGCTGGTGACCGTCCTCTTCCACCTCGGCGAAATGGCTACGGCCACGCAGTCGCTGGATGAAGAGACCTTCGCCCTGCTGGGCGAGGAGCTTGGCTACAAGCTCCAGGTTGTGTCCCCGGAGGACGAGGAGCGCGACCTGCTCTCCGGCTTCGACATCGACTTCGATGCCGAGCTGGAAGCCGAAGGCGACGAGGAACTCGAGGCACGTCCTCCGGTTGTCACCGTCATGGGTCACGTTGACCACGGTAAGACCCGCCTGCTCGATGCCATCCGCAAGTCCGACGTTATGGCGGGCGAGCACGGCGGTATCACGCAGCACATCGGTGCCTACCAGGTCACCCACGAGCATGAGGGTACCGATCGCAAGATCACCTTCATCGATACTCCGGGCCACGAGGCGTTCACCGCCATGCGTGCCCGTGGTGCGAAGGTGACCGACATCGCGATCCTGGTTGTAGCAGCGGACGACGGCGTGATGCCGCAGACCGTTGAGGCCCTCAACCACGCCCAGGCGGCCAACGTGCCGATCGTTGTGGCCGTGAACAAGATCGACAAGGAAGGCGCCAACCCGGAAAAGGTCCGCGGCCAGCTGACCGAGTACGGGCTGGTTCCGGAAGAGTACGGTGGCGACACCATGTTCGTGGAGGTCTCTGCGCGTCAGAACCTGAATATCGACGAACTGCTCGAGGCTGTCCTGCTGACCGCAGACGCAGCCTTGGACATGCGCGCCAACCCGAACAAGGACGCCCGCGGTATTGCGATTGAAGCCAACCTGGACAAGGGCCGCGGCGCGGTTGCTACCGTCCTGGTTCAGTCCGGTACCCTGCACATCGGCGACACCATCGTGGCAGGCACGGCCCACGGCCGCGTCCGTGCGATGTTCGACGATGATGGCAGTGCACTGACCGAGGCCGGCCCGTCCCGCCCCGTGCAGGTGCTGGGTCTGTCCAACGTCCCGCGCGCCGGTGACACCTTCTTTGTGACCGCTGACGAGCGCACCGCCCGCCAGATCGCCGAGAAGCGTGAAGCTGCGGACCGCAACGCGGCCCTGGCCAAGCGCCGCAAGCGCATCAGCCTGGAAGACTTCGACCAGGCCGTCGCCGACGGCAAGATCGACACCCTCAACCTCATCCTCAAGGGTGATGTGTCAGGTGCCGTGGAAGCCCTCGAAGACGCGCTGCTCAAGATCGACGTCGGCGAGGGTGTCCAGCTGCGCGTTATCCACCGCGGTGTCGGTGCGATCACGCAGAACGACGTCAACCTGGCTACCGTCGACAGCGCCGTTATCATCGGCTTCAACGTCAAGCCCGCCGAGCGTGTTGCCGAACTGGCAGACCGCGAAGGCGTGGACATGCGCTTCTACTCCGTCATCTACGCAGCAATTGATGACATTGAGGCAGCCCTCAAGGGCATGCTCAAGCCGGAGTACGAAGAGGTCCAGCTTGGTACCGCCGAGGTCCGCGAAGTGTTCCGTTCCTCCAAGTTCGGCAACATTGCAGGCTCGATCGTTCGCTCGGGTGTTATCCGACGCAACGCCAAGGCCCGGGTCACGCGCGACGGAAAGATCATCGGCAACAACCTTGCCGTTGAGACGCTCAAGCGCTTCAAGGACGACGCCACCGAGGTCCGCACGGACTTCGAGTGTGGTATCGGTCTTGGCTCGTTCAACGACATCACCGAAGGTGACATCATCGAGACCTTCGAGATGCGCGAAAAGCCGCGCGTCTAA
- a CDS encoding YlxR family protein: protein MQHLEHQPQRTCIGCRKTGARSELLRLVIDGSGSSAVIVDERRRMAGRGAWLHPSEKCLALAVKRRAFGRALNGAAGTADVERRIMAGTQAVDTPVAAATTVQPESGSEN from the coding sequence GTGCAACACCTCGAGCATCAGCCGCAGCGTACCTGCATCGGATGCCGGAAGACGGGCGCCCGGTCAGAGCTTCTCCGGCTCGTCATCGATGGCAGCGGTTCATCCGCCGTCATAGTCGATGAACGCCGCCGGATGGCTGGCCGGGGTGCATGGCTGCACCCCAGCGAAAAGTGCCTGGCACTGGCGGTCAAACGTCGAGCGTTCGGACGCGCCCTCAACGGTGCTGCCGGAACAGCCGACGTTGAACGCCGGATCATGGCAGGCACGCAAGCCGTGGACACCCCGGTGGCCGCAGCAACAACCGTCCAACCTGAAAGCGGGTCAGAAAACTGA